From one Sphingomonas sp. BT-65 genomic stretch:
- a CDS encoding TonB-dependent siderophore receptor, translated as MTKTFLPRRLPFLTSTSIAVLAGLALGNPAFAKDAAQETPPAAPAPETPAAQADPGDAAQGEREIIVTGTRITTSGFSAPTPTTVIGEEQIQNNAMPNIFNTVAQLPSLQGSTGAATGTFSTSSGLQGISSFSLRGLQPIRTLTLLDGQRVVGSNVTGVPDISMFPQLLVKRVDVVNGGASASYGSDAVGGVVNFITDTRFEGFKANVLGSVTKYGDDGTALVQAAYGKAFLDNRLHVVLSGEYDHEGGVGPGHFGIDLAGSRDWHRASTLLNTGITNNGLPQFNYRDYAQPYQYSLYGLINNGPLQGIAFDANGTPYNFNYGSNGVPLGNGRVSNCYPGNSFCVGGDLSGAVGSGASLKSSLERINGYGRLGYDFAEGNEIYVSVNVAQVKTHNQPSPGYNRASLTVQCANPYVPQLVRDRCATAGITEFTLGTSNGSFPSPQVYTDRRQYRFVAGLKGSFGVGGRDWKYDAYYQKGTTKSYIDVEQIVLQNRYVAATNAIVLNGVIVCADPNARALGCQPINVFGSPRPSQAALDYIMPPNGPFQNTRLTQDVASINFSGEPFDLWAGPLSIAFGGEYRHEFYQVRADPYGAGVSELSPNSPEYPADPLLNSAQGSNYAAGNYKNGGGAYDVYEGFVEVDVPLWNSSALGRANLNAAARVTNYSTSGTVWAWKVGGTWTTPIDGLKLRAVTSRDVRAPNLSELFAAPTVTTLPSFNDPFRNVAVQVFQNQIGNTDLKPEIARDTELGIVYSRPSWAPGLSLSVDYYSIKLNGVISTLTAQQIVQFCFEGNQAFCGGFQLDGPQGTNFVNVQPFNLASWKTSGFNIEASYQWQRPLGLPGTFTLRALGTHIREFIVDAGIAGVDPVDQAGANTGATPHWKWLAVQTYENGPLTLTVQERWFSNGVFGNQYVVCQSNCPVSTGNHPTIDFNEMPGAFYVDIGASYDVSEAFTIYGKVDNVFDKDPTPSPQTNTGLDVNPALYDTLGTTFRLGARVRF; from the coding sequence ATGACGAAGACCTTTCTTCCGCGCCGCCTTCCTTTTCTCACGAGCACCAGCATCGCCGTGCTGGCGGGACTTGCGCTCGGTAACCCGGCATTCGCAAAAGACGCGGCGCAGGAGACGCCTCCTGCGGCTCCCGCGCCCGAGACCCCGGCCGCCCAAGCCGACCCGGGTGATGCGGCCCAGGGCGAGCGTGAAATCATCGTCACGGGCACCCGCATCACGACAAGCGGATTCTCCGCCCCCACGCCGACCACCGTCATCGGCGAGGAGCAGATCCAGAACAATGCGATGCCCAACATCTTCAACACCGTCGCGCAGCTCCCTTCGCTGCAAGGCTCGACCGGCGCGGCGACCGGCACCTTCAGCACCTCGAGTGGCCTGCAGGGCATCAGCTCCTTCTCGCTTCGCGGCCTTCAGCCGATCCGCACGCTGACGTTGCTGGACGGGCAGCGCGTGGTCGGCTCGAACGTCACCGGGGTTCCCGACATCAGCATGTTCCCGCAGCTGCTGGTCAAGCGGGTCGACGTCGTCAACGGCGGCGCCTCCGCCTCCTATGGCTCGGACGCCGTCGGCGGTGTTGTCAACTTCATCACCGACACGCGCTTCGAAGGCTTCAAGGCCAACGTCCTTGGCAGCGTCACCAAATATGGGGATGACGGGACCGCGCTTGTCCAGGCAGCCTATGGCAAGGCGTTCCTCGACAACCGCCTGCACGTCGTGCTGAGCGGCGAATATGACCATGAAGGCGGCGTGGGACCCGGCCATTTCGGCATCGACCTTGCCGGGAGCCGCGATTGGCACCGCGCCTCGACGCTCTTGAATACGGGCATCACCAACAACGGCCTGCCGCAGTTCAACTATCGCGACTATGCGCAGCCCTATCAATATTCGCTCTACGGGCTGATCAACAACGGGCCGCTCCAGGGCATCGCCTTCGATGCGAACGGCACGCCCTATAATTTCAACTATGGCTCGAACGGCGTGCCACTGGGCAACGGCCGGGTCAGCAACTGCTATCCGGGCAACTCCTTCTGCGTCGGCGGCGACCTGTCCGGCGCGGTCGGCTCGGGCGCGTCGCTGAAGTCGTCGCTGGAGCGGATCAACGGCTATGGCCGCCTGGGCTATGATTTCGCCGAGGGCAACGAGATCTACGTCTCTGTCAACGTGGCGCAGGTCAAGACGCACAACCAGCCGAGCCCCGGCTATAATCGCGCGAGCCTGACCGTCCAGTGCGCCAATCCTTATGTGCCGCAGCTGGTGCGGGACCGGTGCGCGACGGCGGGGATCACCGAATTCACCCTGGGCACCAGCAACGGCTCGTTCCCGAGCCCGCAAGTCTATACGGACCGGCGCCAATATCGCTTCGTCGCCGGGCTCAAGGGAAGCTTCGGCGTCGGCGGGCGCGACTGGAAATATGATGCCTATTACCAGAAGGGCACCACCAAGTCGTATATCGACGTCGAGCAGATCGTCCTGCAGAACCGCTATGTCGCCGCCACCAACGCCATCGTGCTGAACGGCGTCATCGTCTGCGCCGATCCCAACGCCCGGGCGCTGGGCTGCCAGCCGATCAACGTGTTCGGGTCTCCGCGCCCCTCGCAGGCGGCGCTCGACTATATCATGCCGCCCAACGGCCCGTTCCAGAACACCAGGCTGACGCAGGATGTCGCCAGCATCAACTTCTCGGGCGAACCGTTCGACCTCTGGGCGGGACCGCTCTCGATCGCGTTCGGCGGCGAGTATCGTCACGAATTCTACCAGGTCCGCGCCGACCCCTATGGCGCCGGCGTCTCGGAGCTGAGCCCCAACAGCCCGGAATATCCGGCAGATCCGCTGCTCAATTCCGCGCAGGGCAGCAACTATGCCGCTGGCAACTACAAGAATGGGGGCGGCGCATATGACGTTTATGAGGGGTTCGTCGAGGTCGACGTGCCGCTGTGGAACAGCTCGGCGCTGGGCCGCGCCAACCTGAATGCGGCCGCTCGCGTGACGAACTACAGCACGTCCGGCACCGTGTGGGCCTGGAAGGTCGGCGGCACCTGGACGACCCCGATCGACGGCCTGAAGCTGCGGGCGGTGACCTCCCGCGACGTGCGCGCCCCGAACCTCTCGGAGCTGTTCGCGGCGCCGACCGTCACGACCCTGCCGAGCTTCAACGATCCGTTCCGCAACGTGGCGGTGCAGGTGTTCCAGAACCAGATCGGCAACACCGACCTGAAGCCCGAGATCGCGCGCGATACCGAGCTTGGCATCGTCTATTCGCGCCCGTCCTGGGCGCCGGGGCTCAGCCTGTCGGTCGACTATTACAGCATCAAGCTGAACGGCGTCATCTCCACGCTCACGGCGCAGCAGATCGTGCAATTCTGCTTCGAGGGCAATCAGGCCTTTTGCGGCGGATTCCAGCTGGACGGTCCGCAGGGCACCAACTTCGTCAATGTGCAGCCCTTCAACCTGGCGTCGTGGAAGACGAGCGGTTTCAACATCGAGGCGAGCTACCAGTGGCAGCGGCCGCTGGGCCTTCCGGGCACTTTCACCCTGCGCGCACTCGGCACGCACATCCGCGAGTTCATCGTCGATGCGGGCATCGCCGGCGTCGATCCGGTGGACCAGGCCGGCGCGAATACCGGTGCCACGCCCCATTGGAAGTGGCTGGCGGTCCAGACTTACGAGAATGGCCCGCTCACCCTGACGGTACAGGAGCGTTGGTTCAGCAACGGTGTGTTCGGCAACCAATATGTGGTGTGCCAGTCGAACTGCCCGGTCTCCACCGGCAATCACCCGACCATCGACTTCAACGAAATGCCCGGCGCCTTCTACGTCGACATCGGGGCTTCGTACGACGTCAGCGAGGCGTTCACCATCTACGGCAAGGTGGACAATGTATTCGACAAGGACCCGACGCCCTCGCCGCAGACCAATACGGGCCTGGACGTCAATCCAGCGCTCTACGACACGTTGGGCACGACCTTCCGCCTCGGCGCGCGCGTCCGCTTCTAA